Below is a genomic region from Bacteroidales bacterium.
CTAACAGTAATTGAAGCTGTAATATCTCCAGTATTCCATTCAAAGCTAGTATTTGGGATATTTGAAGAAGCTGTTAAAGTTGTAGGTTTATCAGCACAAATAGTATCGCCACTAGTTGCAGAAATACTAATAACAGGATTTGGATGTACAACAACGTTTGTAGATGCAGAATCAATACAGCCGTGTTCTGATATAACTGTAGCTGTATATGTTGTGGTTGACGGAGGTGTAACTACAATAGAACTAGTTGTATCACCATTACTCCACAGGATATTTGTTTGTGCTGTAATTGCATTTATTTGAACAGGTTGACCATAACACAAACTTGTGTCAGGTTCAACAAACACCTTGGCACTATCAACAAAAACAGTTACACTATTTGTTGTATCTCGAAAACATGCGTCGGTAGCAGTTACAGTATATGTGGTTGTTTGGGTTGGTTGTACAATATGGCTGGGCTGCGTAGATAATCCATTGTCCCAACTATAACTGTATGGAGGTATTCCTTTTACAATAGCTGTAGATATTTCAGCACTACTGTCTGATGAACATAAAACAACATCATTAGAAATAATTACCTCTAAAGGTAAAGGTTGATGATCAAGTATAGAGATTATAGTTGTGTCTTCTTTACAAGAGGCATCTATGTTGGAGATAATAACTATAGTCTCAGTGTCTTCTACTAAACTGTCAGCAAATGGAGCGAAAGTATAGCAAAAAGCTGTTTCTCCCTGAGGAATAACAATAGGATTAGGGAAGAAGGGGTAATCTATTCCTTCTTGTGCTGTTCCTGACAACGAATAATTTACAGTTGTATTATATGGTGCCGGTTCGTCTAAAGAAAAACAAATAGTAACATCTTTGTCTGGACAGCTAGCTTCAACGGTATAATCTCCGATAAGAGCAGAACCTAAATATTCTATAGGAACAGTATAGTTTGGGCAATAAAAACTATTTTCTTCGAAAAACACACCAGAATCTAATCTTCTATCGGTAACGTCTGCAATAGCAAGTTTTATGTGGTATTCCTCACATGGAACAACTACAGCCCATGCAGTAAGAACTACAGTAAATCCATCAAAAATAATATCAACTCCGTAAGTATTATCAACATAATAACTGCTATAAGCAAGAGAAGTACAATTAGCTGGTTTTCCATGAACACCAGAGACACCAGGATTCACTGTGTTAATAGCCACAGGTAAGTTAGTCCCTGGGATACGTGCAATATTTCTTTTATTGTAATTCCCTCCAAGTGGATTTGGTCCGCTTAAAAAGAAAGCAAAAACATCATTAAATTGTGAGCAAACATATTCTGGATATTCTTCACTGGCAAACACATATCTAAAGCGAATAGTATCAGAAACAGGAATAAAATCAAATTCAATAGAAGCAGCATTATTAACTCCTCCACCAACAATTGCAGTGAGATCTGCATCTGTGTAATTGGGGCTTAGTTGTACGTCAAGGAGGTTAGAAGATGGTGATCCTATTGGCTTAGTTGGATGATTAACATATCCTGTTGCCATCATAAATCCAGAAGATAACCCTAAATTTGTAGGATTAGCACCTGTAGAAAACATACCAATAGCTCTAGGATGTCCAGTATAAGTAACATTGCTGTAGGTTATTCCTCCACCAATTAATTTGTCAATATATTCATCAGGAGTGTGTCCTGTTGTAACAGTTAACTGGGCAAAACCCAGCATATTAAAAAGCAAAAAAGCAAATACTATAAAAAACCGCCTTATAGTATTTGGCATGTATTTTGCGAGACCTAGTTTATGTATATATTTCTTCATGGCTTTAATATTTTGTTTCCTATTAAGGAAAATTTATAATCTCTACATCTAAGGTTAGACTAAAAAAAGTATAAAAGGTTTAATTTAGTTAAGTACTTAATTTAGTTATTAACCTATAATTGTTAATAAATATACGAAAAAAATGAGATTTTTCCAAATTTTTCCAATGATTTTAGACGAACGATATAAAACTTTAGACAAAGCTTTAAAAAAACGGTATTAAAAACAAACATTTTGCGTAAAAATAATTTTAATATTACAACAATATAAAAAACGTTGCAAATTTATATAAAAAATGTAATTTTGCAATAAATTTATATTAAATAAAATTTATATTAAATGGCAACAACAGCAGATATAAAAAATGGTCTTTGCATATCTTTTAACAATGATTTATTTGTTGTATTGGAATTTCAGCATGTAAAGCCAGGGAAAGGAGCAGCTTTTGTTCGTACTAGATTAAAAAGTTTAACAACAGGGCGTGTTATAGCAAATACATTTCCTTCTGGCACAAAAATAGAAATTCAGCGTGTAGAACGCAGACCATATCAATATTTATATAAAGAAGAAACGATGTATTTTTTCATGCATCAGGAAACTTATGAGCAAGTATCAATAGAAGAATCTTTAATAAATGCACCTCAATTTTTAAAAGAAGGACAAAGCGTGGACATTACTTTCCATGCAGATACAGAAACGCCTTTAATGTGTGAATTGCCACCTTTTGTAGCTCTTGAAGTAACATATAGTGAGCCGGGCGTAAAGGGAGATACCGCAACTAATGCATTAAAACCGGCAACGGTTGAAACAGGTGCTAATGTAAATATTCCTCTTTTTATTAATATTGGTGATAAAATAAAAGTAGATACACGAACCGGAGAATACTCTGAGAGAGTTAAAGAATAATTGTAAATTTTTATAAAAATGAAATTTTCCAAGCCATACAGCCTAAAACAAATGGTTGATATAATCGGAGCTGACAAAGTTAAATACTTTGGGTCTCCAGATTTTGTAGTTACGGGTATAAATGAAATTCATAAAGTTGAACATGGAGATTTAACATTTGTTGATCATCCAAAATATTATGCAATGGCATTAGAGTCTGCTGCAACTACTATTATTATAGATAAAGAAGTAGAAGCACCTAAAGGTAAGACTCTTATTTTTTCTGACGATCCTTTTCGTGATTACGTAAAAATCGTTAAGCATTTTAAACCATTTATTCCATCTTCTTCATGCATTAGTCCAAGTGCTGAAATTGGCGAAGGGACTATAATTGAGCCGTTAGTTTTTGTTGGACATAATGTGAAAATTGGAAAAAATTGCATCATTATGGCAAACACGACAATCCATGCAGACACAATTATTGGCGATAATGTAATAATAAACAGTGGCTCTGTAATTGGAGGAGAAGCTTTTTATTTTAAACGTCGCCCAGAGTATTTGGATAAATTGGAAGGTTGCGGGCGTGCAATAATTGAAGATAATGTTGAAATAGGCTCTTGTTGCACAATTGACAAAGGTGTTTCGGGAGATACCATTATTGGAATGGGTACAAAAATGGACAATCATATTCAAATTGGGCATGACACAGTTATTGGACGGCATTGCTTACTTTCGTCGCAGGTGGGTGTTGCAGGTGTTGTTACTTTGGAAGACGAGGTTACATTGTGGGGACAAGTTGGAGTGCAGAAAGATTTAGTAATCGGAAAAGGTGCTGTGGTGCTTGGACAATCTGGCGTTGCAAAATCTATAGAAGGCGGAAAGACTTATTTTGGAAGTCCTGTGCGAGAAGCTATTGACAAAATGAAGGAATTAGCTTTGATAAAACGATTGCCAGAAGTTTTTGAAAAATTAAAATAAAATTTATTTGACCTGAATTAATAAAATATAAATCTGTAATTTGAAAAATAGTTACAGATTTTTTTCTTTTACATTTTTTGGAGATTTAATGAGAATGTAATTTGCCACAATAATAGCTGCGAACCCCCAAACAGGTATTGCAATTTTGTCTGTGTCTAAAAAATTATTCAAAAAAGCATGTGTAAAATAAGAGATTAACCCAAGCAATAATCCTAAAATAAGGTTGGCTTTTCGTTTGTCTGTTTTTAACAATAAAGAATAGGTTTTAAATCCTATATAAAAAATGAAAAAAACAATAGAAGTAAAAGTTATTAAGCCAATAATACCCATTTCTGCCATTGTGCCTAAAAATTCAGAGTGAGCATTGCCAAGCGTTCCAGCATTTGTGCTTATTGTTGTTTTTTCAAAGGAAAATTGATATGGAGCATACAAAAATTGGTATGTTCCGGGACCTGTTCCTGTTAATGGATAATCCTTAGCCATACGAATGGCACAGTTCCACCTGTTTATACGCTCTAAATTGCTGGCATCAGTGCTTATATTGCTTATAGACTTTATGTTTTCCATAATATCAACAGATGAATCTTGTTTATTTTTCTGTAAATTCTCAAAAATTTGTTTTTGAAAAATAATGAATCCGACTATTAAGGTTAGGAAAACAATAGCTATTACTTTAAATTTTATTTTAAATTTTACAATTATGCCTATAGAAATTGATATAAAAAATCCAAGCCAAGCAGCGCGGCTATATGAAAATACAAGCCCAAGAGTTAGAATAATAGCAGAAAGTCCAAAAAAGAATCGAGCAGTGAAAGAATAGTTGCGGTCAGTCATAAAAATGATTGAAATCGGAATAAAGATAGCTAGAGCAGAGCCATATATTGCGTGGTCTTTGAAAAAAGGCTGCATAACCCAATGCCCTTCAGCATCACCAAAGTGATATTGCATATGGCGTATAAGTGTGTATATAACAACAATTGCAAGAGCGATAATTTGAATAATAATAAATTTCCTTTGAGAATTTTCTTTTTGAAAAAATAATTGTGCTCCAAAAAAATACATAGGAATAATTAGCCAAAGATGAGAAGCAAAATACTTCCAAGAAACAAGAGGCATTTGGCTTGTAAGGCTAGTTATGGCTATCCATATAAAATATAAAATAAAGGAAATTGTAATCGGGTTTTTCCAAAATAATTTCCAACTATTTAATTCATATATAGATTTTAATAAAAAAATGAGAAGAAGTCCAGCCAACAATGGTTCTGTGGGTAGACTTACAGATAACCGAGCATCAAAATTGCTAAGATTTATGGAAAGTGGAGTTGATAAAGCAATTAATAAAAAAATAGTTTCGATAGAGAAAAAATACAGATAAACAATTAATAAAAAAACGGGAAAAAGAAAAAGTAAATAATTTTCTTTAAAATAAATAGCGGCTAAGCTTATTAAAACAAAAGCAAATGTTAAAATAAAAACAAGCTTTTCAACTTTTGAAGACGAAAATATTTTAGAAAAACCATTATTCATTATGCTCCTGTTCTTTTAAGGATAGAGCTTTAAACTTTTTAAAGTTTTCATATAAAATTAAGCAAATAATTGCTAAAAGAATTGCTGAAAAAGTAGAAAGAACCACAATTAGCCAGCGGACAGGATATGACTTTCTTTCAGCTTTATACGCACTATCAACAATAAATTTTTGAGGCATAATAGCTTCTGCGTCAACTTTTGCTTCTTCATATTTGCTTTGCATATCTGTAAGATAACTTTTGTCATAACGAAGTTTGTCATAAAGTGAGGTATAAGTTGCTCCGTATTTTGCCAAAGTATCAAGTCTTTGCTGGATTTCATTTACAGCTCTTGTATTTCCTTTTCCAATTTCTCTTGCAAGACCTTCATATAGCCTTTCTGATTGCAACTCGTAATTTTGAACACCTTTTTGGTCTAAATCAGAAAGAGAATCTTCTCTTTTTCTGACATCTTCTTTTAGGTCATTATAAGCTTTTTCAACGATTTTAAAAGCTTCAATAGAGCGTTGTTTTTGTAAATCATTTTTTACAGTGTCATAAAGATTTGCAATTTCGTTTGCTATATCTGCTGCAACTTGAGGGTCTTTATCTATTACTTTTATTTCAACAGCCATGTATTCTGTTCTGGAAAACGAAATGTTTTTTTTATAAATTTTATGTAAGGTAGAGATTTTATATTTTGAATTGGGGTTGATGTCATAATGTGTTAGAAGGTCAAATTTATCAATGATTCTTTGACGAATTTCATTGGAATTGAGTATTTGGAGCATTTGCTCAGCTTGCTCATCTTCGCCAAAGTCCATAATGTCTTCTTTTATGCTATATTGAGTTGAAAGAAGTGTTTTTGAGATGGAGTTTGTGGAAGTTGGGAACATAATAACCTTTGAAACATACTTGTTTTTAATCAAAAGAGAAACTCCTGCAGAGATTATTGCAGCGGAAATCCCAATTATTATTAAAAGTTTTCTCCATTTAAAAAGGAAAAATAAAAAATTAGTATTTTCAAAATTGAAATCTTTATTGGAATCTTTCATTTTTTTGTAATTAATTTTGCAAAGTTAATTATTTAACGATGTTTTGGAAATTTTATTTTTTTAGCTTAACAATTATGTTAAAACAAGGAAATAAGCGGGAAAGAAAAGAGGCTTCATAAAAAGTTTGTGTTTTTAATGAAAGATTTACAATAGGTTCTATAATATAATTTATAAAAAATATCCAGCGTTTTGAAAAACAAATTTTTCTGTATGAAATAGAATTAAAATGATAGTCGAAATAATAAGAGCGATTAAACAGAGTGTTTTTTGTGAAAAAATCAAAAGTTTGAATTGAAAACCGCTTCACATGTGTAGGATCAATATAGTTTAAGCGAGAACAAAAATGTGGAACCCTGATTTCAACAATACCATTTGGTTTTAGTATGCGGTGTATTTCTTTCAATAATGGGATATATTCAACATGTTCAAAAACATCTTTGCATAAAACATAGTCAAATTCATCGTTGCTAAAAGGAAGAGGCAATTTATTTATGTCGTGCACAACGTCAACGCCGTCTAATGCATAAACATCTAGGTTTATCCAGTCTTTTTTAATGTCATTGCCACAGCCAATATTTAGCTTTTTTTTCATTTCAAAAATTCTTTAATGGTTATATTTTCTTTTTTGAGTTTAATAAACGAATAAACAGCGATAAAAATTATCCAAATTGAAAAAATTACAATCATACTATTCCATGAATTATTAATGTTTTTTGAACTTATCCAAGCTGTTGTGTAAATGGCTGTAGCAAATAAAAGTAGCATCATAACGGTTTTCTTTAGCCCTCTCGGATTTATAAGTAAAAAAGAAAATATTATTTGCGAAATTGCTACAAATCCTTGAGTTACGAGTCCGCTCCAAGCAGCGCCAATTTCTTTGTATTTTGGTATTAATATGATATTCAAAGAAATATTTAAAATAACGCCGCCA
It encodes:
- the efp gene encoding elongation factor P is translated as MATTADIKNGLCISFNNDLFVVLEFQHVKPGKGAAFVRTRLKSLTTGRVIANTFPSGTKIEIQRVERRPYQYLYKEETMYFFMHQETYEQVSIEESLINAPQFLKEGQSVDITFHADTETPLMCELPPFVALEVTYSEPGVKGDTATNALKPATVETGANVNIPLFINIGDKIKVDTRTGEYSERVKE
- a CDS encoding UDP-3-O-(3-hydroxymyristoyl)glucosamine N-acyltransferase, whose translation is MKFSKPYSLKQMVDIIGADKVKYFGSPDFVVTGINEIHKVEHGDLTFVDHPKYYAMALESAATTIIIDKEVEAPKGKTLIFSDDPFRDYVKIVKHFKPFIPSSSCISPSAEIGEGTIIEPLVFVGHNVKIGKNCIIMANTTIHADTIIGDNVIINSGSVIGGEAFYFKRRPEYLDKLEGCGRAIIEDNVEIGSCCTIDKGVSGDTIIGMGTKMDNHIQIGHDTVIGRHCLLSSQVGVAGVVTLEDEVTLWGQVGVQKDLVIGKGAVVLGQSGVAKSIEGGKTYFGSPVREAIDKMKELALIKRLPEVFEKLK
- a CDS encoding O-antigen ligase family protein, with the protein product MNNGFSKIFSSSKVEKLVFILTFAFVLISLAAIYFKENYLLFLFPVFLLIVYLYFFSIETIFLLIALSTPLSINLSNFDARLSVSLPTEPLLAGLLLIFLLKSIYELNSWKLFWKNPITISFILYFIWIAITSLTSQMPLVSWKYFASHLWLIIPMYFFGAQLFFQKENSQRKFIIIQIIALAIVVIYTLIRHMQYHFGDAEGHWVMQPFFKDHAIYGSALAIFIPISIIFMTDRNYSFTARFFFGLSAIILTLGLVFSYSRAAWLGFFISISIGIIVKFKIKFKVIAIVFLTLIVGFIIFQKQIFENLQKNKQDSSVDIMENIKSISNISTDASNLERINRWNCAIRMAKDYPLTGTGPGTYQFLYAPYQFSFEKTTISTNAGTLGNAHSEFLGTMAEMGIIGLITFTSIVFFIFYIGFKTYSLLLKTDKRKANLILGLLLGLISYFTHAFLNNFLDTDKIAIPVWGFAAIIVANYILIKSPKNVKEKNL
- a CDS encoding class I SAM-dependent methyltransferase yields the protein MKKKLNIGCGNDIKKDWINLDVYALDGVDVVHDINKLPLPFSNDEFDYVLCKDVFEHVEYIPLLKEIHRILKPNGIVEIRVPHFCSRLNYIDPTHVKRFSIQTFDFFTKNTLFNRSYYFDYHFNSISYRKICFSKRWIFFINYIIEPIVNLSLKTQTFYEASFLSRLFPCFNIIVKLKK